The Fictibacillus arsenicus genome contains a region encoding:
- a CDS encoding nicotinate phosphoribosyltransferase, whose amino-acid sequence MSYEDLALHTDKYQINMMYAHWKNGTHNNIRVFEAFFRKNPFKSGFAVFAGLERIIHYVNHLRFNEDDIYYLRTQEEQYDEDFLTELKNFQFTGELFSVKEGTVVFPNEPLIRIKCRVFEAHLLETALLNFMNYQTLIATKAARIRHIAKDDQLMEFGTRRAQEADAAIWGARAAYIAGFDATSNMRAGKLFGIPTKGTHAHAWVQDHDSEEEAFERFAKALPDQSILLVDTYNTLKSGVPNAIKVGLKMKEEGKSLKGIRLDSGDLAYFSIQARKMLDEAGLNDTVIVASNDLDDDVITDLKSQGAKITSWGVGTQLITASDQPALGGVYKVVAKYEDGEYVPTIKISSNVEKITTPGYKKVYRIINSKGKAEADYIAMEDEVIPEKDIKLFDPIHTYKNKVVSSFTAEKLLQPIYIEGKLVYELPNLGEIRSYHQTQLQLFWPQHLRRLNPQEYFVDLSEKVWKTKNDLLEKYSL is encoded by the coding sequence ATGAGCTATGAAGATTTAGCACTGCATACAGATAAGTACCAGATTAATATGATGTACGCCCATTGGAAAAACGGAACTCATAATAATATTAGAGTTTTTGAAGCTTTTTTTCGAAAAAATCCTTTTAAAAGTGGATTTGCGGTATTTGCTGGTCTTGAGCGAATTATCCATTATGTTAACCACTTGCGTTTTAATGAAGATGATATCTATTATTTAAGAACACAGGAAGAGCAATATGATGAGGACTTCTTAACAGAATTGAAGAACTTTCAATTTACCGGGGAGCTCTTTTCCGTAAAAGAAGGGACGGTTGTTTTTCCAAACGAACCTTTAATTAGAATTAAATGCCGTGTGTTCGAGGCTCATTTGCTGGAGACAGCTCTCCTCAACTTTATGAACTATCAGACACTGATTGCAACAAAGGCGGCGCGCATCCGTCATATTGCAAAAGATGATCAGTTAATGGAATTCGGCACACGCCGAGCTCAAGAGGCGGATGCAGCGATCTGGGGTGCGCGTGCCGCGTACATTGCCGGGTTTGATGCAACTTCAAACATGCGCGCAGGAAAGCTTTTTGGGATTCCTACAAAAGGAACGCACGCACATGCATGGGTTCAAGATCATGATTCTGAAGAAGAGGCTTTTGAACGTTTCGCAAAAGCACTGCCTGATCAAAGTATTCTTCTAGTTGATACTTATAATACATTAAAAAGCGGAGTTCCAAATGCTATAAAAGTTGGGTTGAAGATGAAGGAAGAAGGAAAGTCGCTGAAGGGAATTCGACTGGACAGCGGTGATTTAGCTTACTTCTCTATCCAAGCCCGTAAAATGTTGGATGAAGCTGGACTCAACGATACAGTGATTGTTGCAAGTAACGATTTAGATGATGATGTTATTACAGATCTGAAATCGCAGGGTGCAAAAATCACATCTTGGGGTGTCGGAACACAGCTGATTACGGCATCAGACCAGCCAGCACTTGGCGGTGTATATAAAGTGGTAGCAAAATATGAAGATGGTGAGTACGTCCCTACAATTAAAATCTCTTCTAATGTAGAAAAGATAACTACACCTGGATACAAAAAGGTGTATAGAATTATCAATAGTAAGGGAAAAGCGGAAGCCGATTATATTGCTATGGAGGATGAAGTAATCCCTGAAAAAGACATCAAGCTTTTCGATCCGATACACACCTATAAAAATAAGGTTGTATCTTCTTTTACTGCAGAAAAGCTGCTTCAGCCTATATATATAGAAGGAAAGCTTGTTTATGAGCTGCCTAATCTGGGGGAAATCCGCAGTTATCACCAAACGCAGCTTCAGTTGTTCTGGCCGCAGCATTTAAGAAGATTAAATCCTCAAGAATACTTTGTAGACCTTTCTGAAAAAGTGTGGAAGACGAAAAACGACCTTTTAGAAAAGTATTCATTATAG